CCTTAAAATACAAGATTACAGGATGGAGTACAAACAACAACTAAGCACCATAGTTTGAATGTAGCATTTAGAACACAGTGTCCATTGATGTCACCTATCTTGACTGCATCTCTTCATCAGTGGCTCAAGGTGTCGCCCAGTTAGTCTGTTGAATTCACTCAGAATGTAGTTTTCTTTCTGTAGCATCTGAAAAATGATAATTTTAGAATGTTGACAAACGCACCTTAACTTTCAACATTCCTCTGTAAAATGTTGAACATTTGCCCCTTTAAGTTAGGAGAGCCTTTTAATACATTGCTGCTGATACGTTAAACGtgaattatttttctttcaccATGTCATCTTTAAACAAACCTCAGTCCAGTCTTCCTCTGTCTCATGTCTGTAACCCAGCAGGTGACAGATGCCATGTGCAGTGACAACCTTAAGAGCACAACAGAAAAGTTAACTCACACAGTTTAAGATTTCTTTTGCTACAATCAATTGCTTTCTGAGACTTGGTGAAAGCGTTAATCACGGGTCAAACAGAATGCGTTGAGCAGCCCGCTGGTACCCACAGTGAGAGCTCCATGTAGATCCAGAGACTCCTCTTGGCATTGCTTCATCACAAACTCGACTCCCAAGAAAATGTCCCCCAGGTTCAGCTCGTCTCTGTGATGAGGGCAAGGCAGCTTACCTGGTCTTATGTCCTGAAATCAAACACAATTCCATCCCTTTATCGCGTTTAATTGAGGTATTAAAGCTGAATATCCTAAAATAATGTGCAGACAAACGCACCtcataaaatggaaatgaaagaaCATCCGTGGGtacatttttctttctgtaTGTGTTATTAATTTGTTGAATCCTGTCGTTATCGACACAAATGACGCCCAGGTCAAATTTCTGGATGCCCAGTATGTGTCTCAGCGTGTCGACATCCTTACGTAGTCTGGCTCGACGAAGAGGCACCACCTTTTGGAGGTTCCGCAGTACTACTCCCATTTCAAAACTACGCGTAACACATAACCGGCAGTTAAAACATCTTCATGCGTAGGTAACCTGCCTCGGATAAGGGCCGGATACGATAGTATTTTTCACAGGAAATATATGAGTATTACTGGTCACGCTTCCCTTGGCTGAGCCGGTGTTCAAAAATTCAGTCAGAAATCAAGGTGACACGTCCCAGAAATATCAACATATAGATTCAAAGCGACGATGTGCACGTTCCCTTGGTTGTTTGATTATATAGTtgctttgaattaaaaatagCCTGTTAGCGGCGAGTTGGTTTCTCAGCAGAGCAAAATTTTGTCATTGAGTTAGACAGTTGCATCAGTATCGATCACGGAACGAAGTTTGGCATTCAGCGGCGGCGACAAAATGTGTCGGACCGGAAGCGGATGTGGACAATGTTTTGAATCGTAATAGTTAACGTCGCACAACTGAAAAAGGTGAGAAAAAGAGATTTTGCCGTTCAAAATCTCAAAAACGTACATTTCCAGTGGTTATTTTGatactatatatattttataataattagaTGCTGTTCTCAGCTAAAGGTGCGTTAGCTAAGTGTGTTGTGTGCTAGCGACCGATCTTGTGTTTTAACTTACATACGTTTTGTCCTCAGAACGCCTTATTGACTTTTGGAGGTGATTAGAAGGCTGCGAGAGACTGGAACGTTACAGATGTTTGCTGTCTTTGACGAGGTACACGCTTGACTAAACAACTAAAGACACCAAATATCCGCTAACGTTAACATTTGCGCTATGAATCCATCCAATCCGTTTGGGAGTCCACAAGGTGGAGCTTTCCAAGCTCCGAACAACTCTGGTTTGTTCCAGACATTTGGACAGCAAAATGCCAGTAATCAGTCTCAAACTATGGGCTTTTTTCAACCGTCAGCGTTCGGGCAGCCATCTGTCCTAAATCAGCCCTCGTCTCATGGAAATACCATCTTCGGACAAGCTCCTGCCTTTGGACAGTCCTCTGCACAGCCTTCCTCACTGCCTACAATAGGCCAGACTCCAGCATTTGGACAGCCATCTCTAGGAATGAATAGCTCTAGCTTTGGCAGCAACACAGCACCAGCTTTTGGACAAACTAATGCCCCAAACCAGGGTTCAGTCTTTGGGCAGACACCAGCCTTCGGACAGAGTTCTGTGTTTGGACAGACGCATGGATTTGCCCAGCAAACCTCAGCTTTCAGCAAACAGCCAACAAGTTTTGGACAACAGCCATCTAGGTTTGGAAATTCTCAGATGACCTCTGCTGCCACCACTGCCTTAGGGCAACCTCAGCCACTGACTTTTGGACAGCCAGCATTTGGTCAGCCGCCATGTACCAGTGCTGCCACTACTGTATTTGGCACAACTCAAAGTGTCACCCAGGGCAGAACCTTTGGATCGTCCGAGTTTAGTTTCAAACCAGCCAACGAGGCTCTTTTCAAACCTATCTTTAGCGCCAGCCCTGAGCCTACTAACCCTCAGCCCACCTCACTGTCCAGTTCACCTTTTGGTAACAAGGCCAGCTCCAGCGTCGTGAGTAGCACCAGCACCACTACTGGTTTCCCTCTGTTGACAAGTGCTAAGTCTGGGCCTCTGGGCTTTAGCTTCtcacagccagctgcagcccccTCGGCCTCTGGTCAAACCAACCCACTGACGACAGGCAGTAGCAGCAGTGCTACAAACAATTTGCAGTTCACATTTTCTCAACCGGCCACCCTGTCAAGTTCCAGCACTAAGGCTTCCGCCACACAGCCCACCACACCATCATCTTTCAGCTTTTCAGCCAAAGCTCTCCAACCTCAGACAGCACAGTTTTTTGGAGGATCCAATTTTGGACAGCCCAGTAAAGCTGAAACTAACACAGATGAGAAAGTTAGTGACCTTGAGACTTTACAGGATACAAATATATTTGCACGATTTACTAAAGCCAACAAGCGTAAGGAAGACCCAGAAGTGCCCAGCAATGTCACAGAAAAACCTACCACTGAGGATGATATACAACCAGAAACAGATTCTCCAAGACATCCTCCAAAACGGCCACTAATGAGGTCTCGTGGCCCAATTGCAGGCATATTCAGCAGAGCAGTAAGTGGCCTTCGAAAAGATGGCACCAAGCCAGTAAAGCGAGACTCCACAAAGGAGATGCCGCAGCAGGCAGTCAACCTgaaggagacaaagacagaggaggaagttgTTCAAACTCAGGATGACAACTTAACTGTTAACCCACCCACTGTACAAGCGCTGACAGATGGGTTGGAGAAAGCTGAAGGGTCAGGTGAGAAAATTATTTAAACTGTTTCATCAAGGAATCATTTTTAATTCAGAATAAATTTTCATGTGCAAGATCTTCACATACATATATAAAGAATTATTATATTGATTATCATAATTAGTGTGAATAAACATACCAACATACAACCAATAACAAAATAACAGACATTAAGCAATAACAACAAAGCCTAatatctttctttcttttgatgaaACAGGTATTGCTAAAAATCAGATGAACTTTGATTTAATCATAAAAATATTGAATGTTAATGTTTTCTGACTATTTTGATGTTTGTCGCTCATTGTATTTGTCTAGATCCAGTAACAGACCCAGATCTAAACTTTGAAACCACAACTCCTGTGAAGCGAGGGGTACGCACGGAGAGCTCAGAGAGCTTCAGTGGTTTGTCGCCCACTGACTCCACCATCATTCACTGCAGGAATGTGCCTCCAGCTCTTAACAAAAAGGATATAATAGAGAAGCACTTTGCTCGTTTCGGCAAAGTCTGCAAGGTCCTCTGTCGGCCTGCCAAGAATCTAGCTACAGTACACTTCAGTGATCATGTAAGCTGGATTTTCTTCATTTAAATGCTGTATGGTCAGCATAATATGGCTGTCTTTTGTTGGATGGCACTATGTCTGTCAATAAAAGCCCATTTTCTCCTCAGACCTTTAACTAGCATTGTTTTATTAGAACACTTAAATTTAACTAACTAATTATAAATACAAAGCAGACATAAATTATTAGAACGGAGTAACAGCTAAAGCAGAGCACTAGTAGTTTATTAGTAAACATACTTGGTGTAATGcttcactgtgtcactgaaccTCTGTTCAAAcatgagactgactgaaacctCAGGCAAAGACCCATATAAGAGCAAGCTGATCCTCTATACCTGATAGTAATgaataattcacattttttcaATGAAATGACACTCGGCTAAAGACATTTCTTACAGGCATCAGCTGCAAAGGCCAAGAAGAAAGGCAAACACCTTCACAGACACgaacttcttcttctgtggcaaagaaaaaagcaaagtaaGTAAATGCAACACATTTTTATGATAGATGAATAATAaaggtgtaaaataaaaataggtACAGGTACTCAGAAGAACCGTCATTTCATAAAAAGCCTGATGATTTCCTGTAGATATTTTCTCACAACAATAATGTTTTGCTATATTGGTGGAAATGAGTTGTGTTGATATTTACAGTTAGAGATTTTTACCGCTTTATTGCTGCACCATTAGGAAATGATGACGATTTAGTCACTAAAAGACATGAGCTAAAGCAAACTGTAGTtcttccagctccagcacaaATACACTGACTCCATAACAGATACGGTCAATGAACAGTATTGTTAATCTAGGGATGTTCACATAAGATTGTGTTTAGATGTATTATGTCATTATTGTGACCATTGCAGAATGAATGTAATCATCAGAAAGCAAAGATATTAGTTCAATGCCCGTATTGAGCACATCATGGTCCACATGAAGGTGGTAAAGTTTATATTTACATGGATTTATGTGACCGTAACTGACTGGGCAAAACTGCTCCACATAGGTAACTCCTTTCAGCTTTATCCCGTCAGGCAAGTTTTTACGCCGGATGACCTTCCTGGTGCAACCACTCAGGAAGGGGATTGAACCCACGACCTGTGTGACAGGAACGCAAcgctccacatacagtagtgaTTCAATACTACTAGtaacataattaaaaataattaatattgtTTGTTAAACATGCATCTGAAGCCTGTTCAGACTCAGGGTTACAGAGGATACCAATTACCTTTTTGTGTCTTATATTTAATTTGATGGACAATATCGAGTCTGCGTTAATTTTGTGCTCCAGGTccaggagagaaagggagcaggcctccagcagaagaggaagaggcaAGGGAAGAAAGTCAGGAGGGCACAGACTCCAaagctgcttcctctcctctcagaaAACCTCAACTCAGAGGTCCTGCAGTGAGCAGCATGGGGACCCTGAACCGCAGGTACTGTAAAATAATGTGTAATACTGTTTCTCTTTGGTTCAGCATTATAGACTTGGATTTAGCTGTAACACAATTATCTACTATGTGCTCTCATTTTCTTATCTCATGTGTACTTTAACCTGTCAGCTCACCTGTGAAGACATCTTCTTCGGCCAAGTCTCTGCAGTTTGACAATGAGCCCCAGACAGAAGGTAGCACAGAAACCCAGAGCTCAGAGCGCCCTGTTCCCATCTCTCTCCTTCACATGATAGGCCAGGTGGCAGAGAACGCTGAGGATAAGTACCGTCTCCTGGAACAGAGAGATAAGATCCTACGACAAGGTGAAGCTGCATCACAGGATGGCTCAGTTAGTTTGATCAGCATTGAACCTCTAACCGTTTGCATGATCTATCTGCACAGGTCGGCCTAAGAGGACGGACCTGAATCTGTCTAAGGTGTTTGTGGGGACCTGTCCTGACATGTGTCCAGAGAAGGAGAGATACATGAGGGAAACACGAAAACAACTTAGTGCATTTGAGGTTATCCCAAATACTGAGTTGGTAAGTGCCCAATTGCCTTTATTGGACAATCAGGTTTCAGCTTGTTCTAATATTactacaaatactgtaaattatTGTTGTAGTGCAAACAACATTAAATTCTTGATTAGATTATGATTATGATACTTGACTAGATTTTGATCATTGTATATTGACATCAAAAGTTTTTGCCTCTAGGTGGATCATACAGCAGCCATCAAAGAATATAGTCGCTCGTCAGCAGACCAGGAGGAGCCTCTTCCTCATGAGTTGCGCCCCCTACCTGTTCTTGGCATGACCATGGACTACCTGGTGACTCAGATCATAGACCAGGGCCAGGACAACTACCGAGACTGGTATGACTTTGTCTGGAACAGAACCCGTGGCATTCGTAAGGTGAGCAAAAGTTTCGGCTGTAATTAAATATTGATTAAAATTCACAGAAacaactgtttgtgtttttggtgtagTCATACTCTGCAGAGCAGTTTGTGCTGGACCTGAACTCCTGTCTGTCACTTTGTACCAGCTCATTCTTTTTGTGTCCATAGGATATTACCCAGCAGCACCTTTGCTGCCCGCGCACTGTGATGCTGATTGAGAAATGCACACGCTTCCATGTGCACTGTGCACATCATCTCTGCGAGGAGCATATGTCGTCTTTTGATGCCAAGATCAACAACGAGAACATGACCAAGTGCCTTCAGAGTCTCAAAGAAATGTACCAGGACCTAGCCACTCGTCAAATCTTCTGTCCACGGGAGGCAGAGTTTCGTCAGTACAGTGTGCTGCTAAGGCTCAACGATGGTGACATCCTACGGTCAGTCCACGGAAAAACATCCATGAACACAGACTTTCATGAACAGCAGTTATTCTTGAAGTGCATTAGGTTTCTCAGTCCACACCCCCTCTTGGTTCAAACAGGGAGGTGCAGCAGTTCCGGGACGAGGTCCGTAACTCTCCTGAAGTGAAGTTTGCGGTGCAGGCATTCGCTGCAGTCAACAGCAATAACTTTGTGCGCTTCTTCAAACTGGTGAAAAGAGCCTCATATCTTGCTAGCTGCCTCCTACACAGATACTTCAACCAGGTCAGCACATGTTTACTCATAAAAATTAAACGGTATCCTCAGTAATGTCTTTATTATTCGTTTTTTATTACTCGTTTAGGTGAATTTAGTCATCTAGTTATTTTTAGTTATAGTAGAGTTATTAGTGTTAATAGTATTTAACCTAAACCAATCAATAGATGTACTTTAAAAAGGGGAAAATATGTatctttaatttttttacattatttaatattaatgataatttattcacaaaaacaaagtttCTTTGATCACACACTAAAAAATTTTAATAATTCATGTCGTGTAAACAGCCCAAAactttgtttaatgtttatttgtgtttatgatAAATGTGAAGAGTTGCAAAACTACAAGATGAAGTCCAGATTGACCTTTGTATTCTTTTGATTCtcttctgctgttttttaaCACGCAAATGCAGGTCAGAGCCAAGGCCTTGAAGACCCTGAACATGGCTCACACTGTCGGCCCACGGTCAACTGCATTTCCTCTTGAGGATGTGGTGCGGATGGTAATGTTCCGTGATGCTGCAGAAGCAACTGACTTCATTCAGCAGTATGGCCTCAACGTCAGCGATGGGTAAGTACTAATACTATACAAGTGCTCAGATTTAGTTGGTGTATTTTATTATCAATATCAAATATACTTGTAATATTtgattatataaataatatgttATCATATTATACAGAAGCCCATGTTATAGTAATCTTATTAACAAACTGGGCTAAACCAGTGACCTTCTCAGCTGAGTTAACTGGACTATTGCACTTTTTTTATGCATCTTTCAGTATAAATGAAATCTTATTTTGTTAACAGTATCGTTGAGCTGAGTCGAATAGCCCATCAGGAGCCAGAGCTGCCACTATCCCAGAAGAAGTCTGAGATCATTCTCGCAAAGAAAACAGTGTTGATTGGAGAGGTGGTGAATGGAGGCCCCCTTCCTAACCCTCCAAAGCACATCCCTATCTGCAGCTTCGACTTCCAGAACAAATACTGCGGAGAGGTCACGCAGACTGAGCCTTCTTCAGGTCAGTTCTCGGGTACAGCTCCAAATACAGTGACTCATTTAAACCAAGCTCAACATAAggctaattattatattatattattaaccagatgtttttgtctttcattCTCTAAGCTGTTCCTGCCAAGGTGGAGGTCAAGGCACCACCCAACATTGAGCTGCTTTCACAGCCCATGCCATCCAGATATGGAAGCATTGTCAGTGGGTTAATGTGTCCAGTTGTCAATGAGGCAGGAGAGCCAAGTGAGCCTGCAGATGCACAGCAGCTCTTTGCGATATCTGAACCTCAGCCTGAGAAGCCACCATCACCTCCTACCAAACCTCAGCCGTTCTATAGTGATGAGGTAGGGAAAGCTACAGATCTCACTTTAAAGTAGAATTCACTGATACTGAAGTCCATTGTTAAATCACTTTCCTACAGTGTACATGTAGTTAAGATTATTGATATTAAATAAGGGAGTGCAGGTCAGTTGGCTTTGTTACACTAAACAAAATTTGGGATGTAAggttctgttttcattttatgcGTTTGCTTGTCTCTGCATTTAATAAGGTTCTCATATGTATCatacataatttattttttcagacAGAGCTTGACTTACCTAGGTCCCTAACCCTCTAGTTTCTGATTTTGCCAAAGATTGCTAGTTCTCTTGTCTTGTTCTCACATCTGTAGGACATTATGGCTGAGCTCCAGTGCATCATCGATGAGGTGGTTAAAGCAGAGGTGGGAAAGGTTGCTGATGCTGGTAGCAGCTACGTCAAAACTGCTCTCATGTAAGTTTAAATGGTCTTTTTATGCATGCAAACTTTAAATAGATTTGTTCTTTTATACAGTTCTTTGTGGTTATTGGATGTAGATGTGATGAATAGATTAGTGTAAACTGCAGTTTAGGGACCTGTTTATTCTGATTTTTACAGAGAGAGCAGTGTCCAGCTGGACTCACTGTTGGGTGAGGTCCTGGGACAGATGATACAGGAGGCTTCATCTGCGGAGATCAGGTTGGAGCAGGAGCGCGTCGCTGAAGAAAGACGCAAGCTTGAGGAAgccaggttgttttttttagttaattGGGTTAAATGGCTTGATGTTAATGTAATTGTCTTCAATTTCGTTTTGGTCACATCCATATTTCCATTTGTTTGTGtaccaggaggaggcaggagcatGAGGCATTCGTGGCTCAattcagtttctctctctccactgagATCGTCCACGAAGTTGTAGATGAAACCATCAAggagactgctgctgctgagatcaAGTAAGACTGCTAAGACTTCCACTTTGACAGTTGTTGCCGTATGCCGTATGCCGTATACAATGTGGTGTTGTGGCTCCAAAACTATAGTCCTCACACTCATCACAGGTGACCATTTTCAGGATCATACACCTACTGTAGAATGTACACTTCAGTGTAATTGCTGCTACAATCTTTACCTAAACAGATGCACAGATGACAAGCTGAACCTTTGAGATCAAAAGTACTAGATTTACAACTGTAGTAcatgttttttatattatattatattatattatattatattatattatattatattatattatattatattatattatattatattatattatattatattatattataattcaTGCGTCttgatgatttttttattactgaTGTGGGTTGTAATTCATGATTTAGTTATTCTCATCACAAAGTGAGCACATCAAAACTGATGTTTTACCCAGGTTTATTATACCTATGACTTACAGCCacttgtaataataaaatacgATTTAAAAGGCTATTCATTgaatttgatttttttcttttattatgaaCGTTTTTATCAGACAAGCAGTCAATGAGAAAGCCCAGTGTGTGGCTAAATGCACTGAGCAGGTCTGCAGCAGTCTAGTGGAAGAGACTTTGAATGCAGACATCAGTCTGTTGGTTGAAGAGATCCTtgatgctgagctgcagtgTATCCACAAGTATATTAAAAGGTATGAGATCTGGAGAACAGGAACAGCTCATTGAACATTATCATAGAACCCACACATCACTGTATATAATTAAAATATCCATTTATGTATTGCTTCCTTCTCTCCTACTTGGGTCACTAGGTGGCGTGACGTTGTTGCAGTTCGCCGGCAGCTGAAGAGACAGATGAGAGGAttccctgcagctccatgctgtgTTGACCCCTGCTTTAAACTCAAGCTCTGGCTCCCAGCGCCCCTGCACAGCCCTCCATAGCGGATCTGACCCGAGGATTAGTCAATCTAGGCAATGCAGGCACTTTGACCCTGTCTAGCACCAGGCATGTTCGCCCCCTAGGCGCTTTGTGTGCAAGGACTATTAATGAGGAAGctctatgttttttttatagcaTTCATTAATTGCTATAAAACTGTCTATGGTCAATTACATCAGATTTTAGTCCACTGTCTTTGCCTGGAACTAATGGCTTTATTGTTCTTCTAAGTTTAAAACATACTGTGTTTTCTCAGGTTGCTGAAGATGAGACGGGAAGCGACTCATCAGATGAGAGTTCATTACTActtccagcagctgcttgagTGAGCTTTGAGTTCATCACCATGTTTGTGGAGCCTGTCTTCATGCTAGGTTGGGTGACACGTTTTTGCTTGCCTTTCAGAGAGACTGTGTGGAAACCACTAGACCTGCCGGCACTGGTGACAGAAAATATTCCTGACCCCCCTGACAGAACCTTCTGGAAAGCTGCTCTCCTCTTACCCAGCTATCACGAGTGTGTCGCCAGCTTGGCAGACAGGTATGACACTGGATCTGTAAGAAATGTTTGATTACCATAACGCTGCATAAGATCTTATTTAAAACAAGATCAAATGAACACATCCTCTCTTTTTCATTTTAGGATCCTTACAGACTGGCTGGAGGTAAAGATGGGTGGAGACAAGGCATCAGAGGTCAGGGAGGAGAAGCTAGACGGGACGTTGCAAACCCTCTGTGTCATTAATACATTGCAGGAGAAGGAAGAACAAACTCACAAAGTCCACATTACAATCAAGGTGAGTTAAACCTGCAGGTAAACCAGACAGTGAGGTTCATAAATATCTGAGACAAAGAGTTTTGGGTGTCTGCTGTGTGGAGTAGCATGTTCTTCCCTTACTCACATGAGTCTCTGGGCTCTTggctttttaaattttaaatgtatatgGAGACTTGTCCAGGGTATGTTCTGTCCACCAGTAAggttaatgtttaatattatttttattgtatatatGTCAAACATATTTACTGTTGTGAATGGTTAAACCTCGTTACTATTGCACATTCTTGCACTTACTCTGTTATAACTACTTGATGTATTTCCTTTTACCTTGGTTGTATATCATGGTTCCAACCTCTCATCTTTTGTCTTCCAGGCGTCCCGAGGCCTGCTGACTGAACACAGCCTGTCCCAAATTGAGGAGAGCTGTGAGCTGAATGGAACAGGAGCTCTCATTATGTTGCTTCCCTCTCTGCCTGTCATTGAGTCTGAGCAGGATGTGCCTCTGCTATCAGCCCTGCTTCAGCTCAAACA
This genomic interval from Betta splendens chromosome 21, fBetSpl5.4, whole genome shotgun sequence contains the following:
- the ybey gene encoding endoribonuclease YbeY, whose protein sequence is MGVVLRNLQKVVPLRRARLRKDVDTLRHILGIQKFDLGVICVDNDRIQQINNTYRKKNVPTDVLSFPFYEDIRPGKLPCPHHRDELNLGDIFLGVEFVMKQCQEESLDLHGALTVVTAHGICHLLGYRHETEEDWTEMLQKENYILSEFNRLTGRHLEPLMKRCSQDR
- the mcm3ap gene encoding LOW QUALITY PROTEIN: germinal-center associated nuclear protein (The sequence of the model RefSeq protein was modified relative to this genomic sequence to represent the inferred CDS: inserted 1 base in 1 codon) — encoded protein: MNPSNPFGSPQGGAFQAPNNSGLFQTFGQQNASNQSQTMGFFQPSAFGQPSVLNQPSSHGNTIFGQAPAFGQSSAQPSSLPTIGQTPAFGQPSLGMNSSSFGSNTAPAFGQTNAPNQGSVFGQTPAFGQSSVFGQTHGFAQQTSAFSKQPTSFGQQPSRFGNSQMTSAATTALGQPQPLTFGQPAFGQPPCTSAATTVFGTTQSVTQGRTFGSSEFSFKPANEALFKPIFSASPEPTNPQPTSLSSSPFGNKASSSVVSSTSTTTGFPLLTSAKSGPLGFSFSQPAAAPSASGQTNPLTTGSSSSATNNLQFTFSQPATLSSSSTKASATQPTTPSSFSFSAKALQPQTAQFFGGSNFGQPSKAETNTDEKVSDLETLQDTNIFARFTKANKRKEDPEVPSNVTEKPTTEDDIQPETDSPRHPPKRPLMRSRGPIAGIFSRAVSGLRKDGTKPVKRDSTKEMPQQAVNLKETKTEEEVVQTQDDNLTVNPPTVQALTDGLEKAEGSDPVTDPDLNFETTTPVKRGVRTESSESFSGLSPTDSTIIHCRNVPPALNKKDIIEKHFARFGKVCKVLCRPAKNLATVHFSDHASAAKAKKKGKHLHRHELLLLWQRKKQSPGEKGSRPPAEEEEAREESQEGTDSKAASSPLRKPQLRGPAVSSMGTLNRSSPVKTSSSAKSLQFDNEPQTEGSTETQSSERPVPISLLHMIGQVAENAEDKYRLLEQRDKILRQGRPKRTDLNLSKVFVGTCPDMCPEKERYMRETRKQLSAFEVIPNTELVDHTAAIKEYSRSSADQEEPLPHELRPLPVLGMTMDYLVTQIIDQGQDNYRDWYDFVWNRTRGIRKDITQQHLCCPRTVMLIEKCTRFHVHCAHHLCEEHMSSFDAKINNENMTKCLQSLKEMYQDLATRQIFCPREAEFRQYSVLLRLNDGDILREVQQFRDEVRNSPEVKFAVQAFAAVNSNNFVRFFKLVKRASYLASCLLHRYFNQVRAKALKTLNMAHTVGPRSTAFPLEDVVRMVMFRDAAEATDFIQQYGLNVSDGIVELSRIAHQEPELPLSQKKSEIILAKKTVLIGEVVNGGPLPNPPKHIPICSFDFQNKYCGEVTQTEPSSAVPAKVEVKAPPNIELLSQPMPSRYGSIVSGLMCPVVNEAGEPSEPADAQQLFAISEPQPEKPPSPPTKPQPFYSDEDIMAELQCIIDEVVKAEVGKVADAGSSYVKTALIESSVQLDSLLGEVLGQMIQEASSAEIRLEQERVAEERRKLEEARRRQEHEAFVAQFSFSLSTEIVHEVVDETIKETAAAEIKQAVNEKAQCVAKCTEQVCSSLVEETLNADISLLVEEILDAELQCIHKYIKRWRDVVAVRRQLKRQMRGFPAAPCCVDPCFKLKXLAPSAPAQPSIADLTRGLVNLGNAGTLTLSSTRLLKMRREATHQMRVHYYFQQLLEETVWKPLDLPALVTENIPDPPDRTFWKAALLLPSYHECVASLADRILTDWLEVKMGGDKASEVREEKLDGTLQTLCVINTLQEKEEQTHKVHITIKASRGLLTEHSLSQIEESCELNGTGALIMLLPSLPVIESEQDVPLLSALLQLKQLQQANTWHNPLPLVVLVPGAASGAADVQKLEEALMLQTLVKEGVVSDYTFFFIPETITDLQGSKQLNQAIRWLLAHAPPPFTLSCQTLVQLVEGSLSREFSSRVYAHRQERATACLPSQDPAPVIQLYNSVLAHIADRVSSQELCRLSWPPGEFYMPDTRPFVPHLGWNSSQHLDWLRKAILSLQLPQWEPISSTEWTEVCSSIFQYATLIPVSRLSQPLLMSQLENLLERVRLKAHCNGTHRSKASSGNWGNEDWVHPSCSHIPWDDVLVICIDHKLKDWQISESPVCEDAVTEDGEILVYFPTGTLQDFQPPQEWVQAIRQTHREKQQEKQCFTASAASCVTPSSLSLRQRLFPSLLEPCKAPEAPLDITHTPTVQELLVHKVLQRLEEEKAESRRSTEQLQCWLNGDPLDQLSTPLFIPSSTLLSMPTAVRQSSAAKTRDATPAQPEHLSEVRLKASPASMTWRIKELERQILASQEEEQACRLKLSGLLSIVDD